From a region of the Kaistia sp. 32K genome:
- a CDS encoding SDR family oxidoreductase encodes MTGRLSGKTAVVTAAGQGIGRATVLAFQREGAAVRATDIDEGKLASLDGLAGVSTHRLDVMDAEAVKAFVASHDAPDILFNCAGYVHAGAILDCEEEDFDFSVNLNIRAMYRLIRGFLPGMIARGGGSIINMASVASTVIAAPNRFIYGTTKAAVIGLTKSVALDYVGKGVRANAICPGTVESPSLQDRMRSAGDYDQARAAFIARQPMGRLGKAEEIAELALYLAGPESGFMTGNAIVIDGGWANA; translated from the coding sequence ATGACGGGTCGGCTTTCGGGAAAGACCGCGGTGGTGACCGCCGCGGGCCAGGGGATTGGTCGCGCCACGGTGCTGGCCTTCCAGCGCGAGGGCGCGGCGGTGCGCGCAACCGATATCGACGAGGGGAAACTCGCCTCGCTCGACGGCCTCGCCGGGGTCTCGACGCATCGGCTCGATGTCATGGACGCGGAGGCGGTCAAGGCCTTCGTCGCGTCGCACGATGCGCCGGATATCCTCTTCAACTGCGCCGGCTATGTCCATGCCGGCGCGATCCTCGATTGCGAGGAAGAGGATTTCGACTTCTCGGTCAATCTGAACATTCGCGCCATGTACCGGCTGATCCGCGGCTTCCTGCCCGGCATGATCGCGCGCGGCGGCGGCTCGATCATCAACATGGCCTCCGTGGCCTCGACCGTCATCGCCGCGCCGAACCGCTTCATCTATGGCACGACCAAGGCCGCGGTGATCGGCCTCACCAAATCGGTCGCGCTCGATTATGTCGGCAAGGGCGTCCGCGCCAATGCGATCTGCCCCGGCACGGTCGAGAGCCCCTCTCTGCAAGACCGCATGCGCTCGGCCGGTGACTATGATCAGGCCCGCGCCGCCTTCATCGCCCGCCAACCGATGGGGCGGCTCGGCAAGGCCGAGGAAATAGCCGAACTCGCGCTCTATCTCGCCGGGCCCGAGAGCGGCTTCATGACCGGCAACGCCATCGTCATCGACGGTGGCTGGGCCAACGCCTGA
- a CDS encoding FadR/GntR family transcriptional regulator: MVLKLDKVSRGPNLSTLVASSITREIANGRLKPGDQLPTEQKLATTFGVSRNVIREAVARLRSEGRIWSQQGRGAFVADEPNATVLTIDFDALQQVSAFRSLFELRGILEVQAAALAAERRTDADIAAMREALETMTNVPYGSVTWLATDLNFHKTVAAATGNSYMVQFLTFVSERVRDSILASGNQKKSEDLARVTIGEHQRILDAIEAGDADGTRSAMLAHLSGAAQRVGLPEGPIGPSTQEKDS, encoded by the coding sequence GTGGTCCTGAAGCTAGACAAGGTGAGCCGCGGCCCCAATCTCTCGACGCTGGTCGCGAGTTCGATCACGCGCGAGATCGCGAACGGCCGGCTCAAGCCCGGCGACCAGCTGCCGACCGAGCAGAAGCTGGCCACGACCTTCGGCGTCAGCCGCAACGTCATCCGCGAGGCGGTCGCGCGACTTCGTTCGGAGGGGCGGATCTGGTCCCAGCAGGGACGCGGCGCCTTCGTTGCCGACGAGCCCAATGCCACGGTGCTCACCATTGACTTTGACGCCCTGCAGCAGGTGTCCGCGTTCCGAAGCCTGTTCGAGCTGCGCGGCATCCTCGAGGTGCAGGCTGCCGCGCTGGCAGCCGAGCGGCGCACCGATGCCGACATCGCCGCCATGCGCGAGGCGCTGGAGACGATGACGAACGTCCCTTATGGCAGCGTTACCTGGCTGGCGACCGACCTGAACTTTCACAAGACGGTCGCCGCCGCCACGGGCAACAGCTACATGGTCCAGTTTCTGACCTTCGTGTCGGAACGGGTGCGTGACAGCATCCTCGCCTCCGGCAACCAGAAGAAATCCGAGGATCTGGCGCGCGTTACGATCGGCGAGCATCAGCGGATCCTCGATGCCATCGAGGCAGGCGACGCCGACGGCACCCGCAGCGCCATGCTTGCCCATCTCTCCGGCGCCGCGCAGCGCGTCGGGCTTCCCGAGGGGCCGATCGGTCCATCCACGCAGGAAAAGGACAGCTAG